From Streptosporangium album, the proteins below share one genomic window:
- a CDS encoding DinB family protein, with the protein MSTTERPMPPLNVDERTTLESWLDFHRTTLAMKCESLDDEQAAVASVPPSGFTLTGLVQHMAEVERNWFRRVFAGEQAPPIYDPQADPSGPDGGFELAEGATLRDAVATWHAEIARARELCADRALTDTGRFMEQDVNLRWIYVHMIEEYARHNGHADLLRERIDGTTGV; encoded by the coding sequence GTGAGTACCACCGAACGCCCCATGCCGCCCCTGAACGTCGACGAGCGCACCACGCTCGAAAGCTGGCTCGATTTTCACCGCACCACCCTCGCCATGAAGTGCGAGAGCCTGGACGATGAGCAGGCCGCCGTCGCGTCCGTGCCGCCGTCCGGCTTCACGCTGACCGGCCTCGTCCAGCACATGGCAGAGGTGGAGCGGAACTGGTTCCGCCGAGTGTTCGCCGGAGAACAGGCGCCGCCCATCTACGATCCTCAGGCCGACCCGTCTGGCCCTGACGGCGGCTTCGAACTGGCCGAGGGCGCCACCCTGCGCGACGCCGTCGCCACCTGGCACGCGGAGATCGCACGCGCCCGCGAACTCTGCGCAGACCGTGCTCTGACCGACACTGGCCGCTTCATGGAGCAGGACGTCAACCTCCGCTGGATCTATGTCCACATGATCGAGGAATACGCCCGCCACAACGGCCACGCGGATCTGCTCCGGGAACGCATCGACGGCACCACCGGTGTATAG
- a CDS encoding IS982 family transposase: MTNDLNTLVTALYVKIDDALKASPDLAPWRPRFGIAPKLSDAELVTPAVMSALLGFTSERRRLRHAHAQLSGMFPYLPGQSGYGKRLRKASGLVLSMIRMLAADTSLWSDDVWVIDSTPVECGRSRETARRSELAGWAEYGYCASHSRYFWGLRLHLLCTLGGLPVAFALSGAKADERDTLLGMLDEAPELLAGHPKQTIIGDRNYYGRAFERAVADRELTLLRPARKGEPDRAGAQLFRPLRQVIESINQTFKGQLDLERHGGRTPAGVVIRVLARILALTAAIWHNDKTGQPIKRSLIAYDH; this comes from the coding sequence GTGACGAACGACCTGAACACCCTCGTAACGGCACTCTACGTCAAGATCGATGACGCGCTGAAGGCATCGCCGGACCTCGCGCCCTGGCGTCCGAGGTTCGGCATCGCGCCCAAGCTCAGTGACGCTGAACTGGTCACGCCGGCGGTGATGTCGGCGCTGCTGGGCTTCACCTCCGAGCGGCGCCGGCTACGCCACGCCCATGCCCAGCTCAGCGGCATGTTCCCGTATCTGCCTGGCCAGTCGGGCTACGGCAAGCGACTACGCAAGGCATCCGGCCTGGTATTAAGCATGATCAGAATGCTCGCCGCCGACACGTCGCTGTGGAGCGACGACGTGTGGGTCATCGACTCCACCCCGGTGGAGTGCGGCCGGTCGAGGGAGACGGCCCGGCGCAGCGAGCTGGCCGGGTGGGCCGAGTACGGCTACTGCGCCAGTCACTCCCGGTATTTCTGGGGGTTGCGGCTGCATCTACTGTGCACCCTGGGCGGGCTGCCGGTCGCGTTCGCGCTGAGTGGGGCCAAGGCCGACGAGCGCGACACGCTGCTTGGGATGCTCGACGAGGCTCCTGAACTGCTGGCCGGCCATCCGAAACAGACGATCATCGGTGACAGGAACTACTACGGCCGCGCGTTCGAGCGGGCTGTCGCCGACCGTGAGCTGACCTTGCTGCGTCCGGCCCGCAAGGGCGAGCCCGATCGGGCCGGAGCACAGCTGTTCAGACCGTTGCGTCAAGTCATCGAGTCGATCAACCAGACTTTCAAGGGGCAGCTTGACCTGGAGCGTCACGGTGGTCGCACGCCTGCCGGGGTGGTCATCCGCGTGCTTGCGCGGATTCTCGCACTGACCGCCGCGATCTGGCACAACGACAAAACCGGCCAGCCGATCAAACGATCTCTGATCGCCTACGACCACTGA
- a CDS encoding IS3 family transposase, with product MGEHLSKDTLDGGRATHDRRARATARTRKRGAGTPQQERVPGKSGGLLCLGVSVSEKYELIDAEKADYPISRMCEWLEASKSGFYEWLDRPASATAQRREHLKARITKIFADSDETYGYRRVHAELARTGEQVSDELVRKLMRELELVPCQPKPWRPATTEQGDFRGIPDLVRRDFTADAPGTKFVGDITYIPTWEGFLYLATVIDCHTKAVVGWAMADHYKTSLIEAAIDMAATNVRIALDAIFHSDRGSNYTSYDFARKLKELGIRQSVGRTGVCYDNAMAESFFGALKNESLNRMIFTTREKARRDVVKYIEVFYNRKRLHSA from the coding sequence CTGGGTGAACACCTATCGAAGGACACACTCGATGGAGGACGAGCCACTCACGACCGGCGAGCGCGGGCGACTGCGCGAACTCGAAAGAGAGGTGCGGGAACTCCGCAGCAAGAACGAGTTCCTGGGAAAAGCGGCGGCCTACTTTGCCTCGGAGTATCGGTGAGCGAGAAGTACGAGCTCATCGACGCGGAGAAGGCCGACTACCCGATCTCCAGGATGTGCGAATGGCTGGAAGCGTCGAAGTCGGGTTTTTACGAATGGCTCGACCGGCCGGCCTCGGCGACCGCCCAGCGGCGCGAGCACCTCAAGGCGAGGATCACGAAGATCTTCGCCGACAGCGACGAGACCTACGGCTACCGGCGCGTCCACGCCGAGTTGGCGCGCACCGGCGAGCAGGTATCCGATGAGCTGGTCCGCAAGCTGATGCGCGAGCTGGAGCTGGTGCCCTGCCAGCCCAAGCCGTGGCGGCCGGCCACCACCGAGCAGGGCGACTTCCGCGGCATTCCCGACCTGGTGCGCCGCGACTTCACCGCCGACGCACCGGGCACCAAGTTCGTCGGGGACATCACCTACATCCCGACCTGGGAAGGCTTCCTCTATTTGGCGACCGTCATCGATTGCCATACCAAGGCGGTCGTCGGCTGGGCGATGGCCGATCACTACAAGACGTCGCTCATCGAGGCCGCGATCGATATGGCCGCGACGAACGTGCGCATCGCCCTTGATGCGATTTTTCATTCCGATCGCGGGAGCAACTACACCTCATATGACTTCGCCAGGAAACTCAAGGAACTGGGAATACGCCAGTCCGTTGGCCGGACTGGGGTCTGTTATGACAATGCCATGGCGGAATCGTTCTTCGGTGCACTGAAGAACGAGTCGCTGAATCGTATGATCTTCACCACGCGAGAAAAGGCGCGACGCGATGTTGTCAAATACATCGAGGTCTTCTATAATCGGAAGCGTCTTCACTCAGCCTGA
- a CDS encoding IS1380 family transposase encodes MRLSHAPAHTHAIFDDQHTVAYAGLLPVMRLAERCDLAGLAQEHVTIADRLGVNAPLKIGSIVAGMIAGADSIDDLDVLRHGGMDKLFAGIRAPSTLGSFLRCLTWGNVRQIGKVGRRLLARLAAHTPLLPGVDVLAFLDLDSMQKRIYGPTKQGAGFGHTKIQGKSLRVRGLNVLASALSTPLAAPVITASRLRGGTANSARGADTFVTESINTAREAGATGILLCRGDAAYYSAKVIGACRRADVRFSFTAKMDPKIKAAIAAIPQGAWTPISYPNAILDEESGQWISDAEVAETRYTAFTSKKGQAVTARLIVRRVKRLGEQTDPGHHPCYRYHAVFTDTPYELIQAEGQHRDHAIIEQIFADLISGPLAHLPSGNFAANAAWLALATISHNLLRAAGCLSGARCARARGATLRRHLIAVPARLARHGRGHITLHLPGHWPWQPAWMNLFDALRSPPLARAA; translated from the coding sequence GTGCGATTGTCTCACGCTCCCGCCCACACCCATGCGATCTTCGATGACCAGCACACGGTCGCCTACGCAGGCCTGCTGCCGGTGATGCGCCTGGCCGAGCGCTGTGACCTGGCCGGTCTGGCTCAGGAGCACGTGACCATCGCCGACCGACTCGGGGTGAATGCCCCGCTGAAAATCGGCTCGATCGTGGCCGGGATGATCGCCGGGGCCGACAGCATCGATGATCTGGACGTGCTGCGCCACGGCGGGATGGATAAGTTGTTTGCCGGGATCCGCGCCCCCTCCACGCTCGGGTCGTTTCTGCGCTGTCTGACGTGGGGCAACGTGCGGCAGATCGGGAAGGTCGGCCGCCGCCTGCTGGCCCGTCTGGCCGCGCACACACCGCTGCTGCCCGGCGTGGACGTGCTGGCGTTCCTCGATCTGGACTCGATGCAAAAACGGATTTACGGGCCGACCAAACAGGGCGCCGGGTTCGGGCACACCAAGATTCAAGGCAAGAGCCTGCGGGTCCGCGGTCTCAACGTGCTCGCCTCGGCCCTGTCCACCCCACTGGCCGCCCCGGTCATCACCGCCAGTCGGTTGCGCGGCGGCACCGCCAACTCCGCCCGCGGCGCAGACACCTTCGTGACCGAGTCGATCAATACGGCCCGGGAGGCCGGAGCCACCGGCATCCTGCTCTGCCGAGGCGATGCGGCCTACTACAGCGCCAAGGTCATCGGCGCCTGCCGGCGAGCCGATGTCCGGTTCTCCTTCACCGCGAAGATGGACCCCAAAATCAAGGCGGCGATCGCCGCGATCCCCCAGGGCGCCTGGACCCCGATCAGCTACCCCAACGCCATCTTGGACGAGGAATCCGGGCAGTGGATCTCCGATGCCGAGGTCGCCGAGACCCGCTACACCGCGTTCACCTCCAAGAAGGGGCAGGCCGTAACCGCTCGCCTGATCGTGCGCCGGGTCAAACGACTGGGTGAGCAGACCGACCCCGGCCACCACCCGTGCTATCGCTACCACGCCGTGTTCACCGACACTCCGTATGAGCTGATCCAGGCCGAAGGACAGCATCGTGATCACGCGATCATCGAGCAGATCTTCGCCGATCTGATCTCCGGGCCGCTGGCTCACCTGCCCTCCGGTAATTTCGCGGCCAACGCCGCCTGGCTGGCACTGGCCACGATCAGCCACAACCTGCTCCGCGCCGCCGGTTGCCTGTCCGGAGCCCGCTGCGCACGAGCACGTGGAGCCACTCTGCGCCGCCACCTCATCGCCGTACCCGCCCGCCTCGCCCGGCACGGGCGCGGCCATATCACCCTCCACCTGCCCGGCCACTGGCCCTGGCAGCCCGCCTGGATGAACCTCTTCGACGCGCTTCGCTCGCCACCGCTCGCCCGAGCCGCTTGA
- a CDS encoding phosphotransferase yields the protein MFAVAAQEEIPLLGGDVTDGVVRVGDTVRRPVRLSTPSVHALLRHLESAGFDGAPRVVGLDSHGREILTYIDGDSATAPLTACAVTDESLAALAALLRRFHDASASFVPPPDAAWEAGSNDDAAPELIGHCDINLDNVIFRGGLPVALIDFDMARPTTRLFDVVTALRHWAPIADPLDLEPIRRDLAVGPRLRLFCDTYGLTPRERRRLLDLARLRFDRSYHAMRVKAATAGGGWARMWAGGAGERIRRACAWLETHQDELHAHLI from the coding sequence ATGTTCGCCGTCGCAGCCCAAGAGGAGATTCCTTTGCTGGGCGGTGACGTGACCGACGGGGTGGTGCGGGTCGGTGACACCGTCCGCCGGCCCGTCCGGCTCTCCACTCCGTCCGTGCACGCGCTGCTGCGCCACCTTGAGTCGGCGGGGTTCGACGGCGCGCCCCGTGTCGTGGGCCTGGACAGCCACGGCAGGGAGATCCTGACCTATATCGACGGCGACTCCGCGACCGCGCCGCTGACGGCCTGCGCGGTCACCGACGAGTCGCTGGCCGCCCTGGCGGCGCTGCTGCGGCGCTTCCACGACGCCTCGGCGAGCTTCGTCCCGCCGCCGGACGCCGCCTGGGAGGCCGGGTCCAACGACGACGCGGCTCCTGAGCTGATCGGCCACTGCGACATCAACCTCGACAACGTGATCTTCCGTGGCGGGCTCCCCGTCGCGTTGATCGACTTCGACATGGCCCGGCCGACGACCCGGCTGTTCGACGTGGTGACCGCCCTACGGCACTGGGCCCCGATCGCCGACCCCCTCGACCTGGAGCCGATCCGGCGTGATCTGGCGGTGGGTCCGCGGCTGCGGCTGTTCTGCGACACGTACGGCCTGACCCCGCGCGAGCGCCGCCGCCTGCTCGACCTCGCCCGGCTCCGCTTCGACCGTTCCTACCACGCCATGCGCGTCAAGGCCGCCACCGCGGGCGGCGGCTGGGCCCGTATGTGGGCGGGCGGCGCCGGGGAGCGCATCCGCCGGGCCTGCGCCTGGCTGGAGACCCACCAGGATGAGCTCCATGCGCATCTCATCTGA